The Theobroma cacao cultivar B97-61/B2 chromosome 1, Criollo_cocoa_genome_V2, whole genome shotgun sequence genome contains the following window.
GAATCCTTTTACATTGAAGAGCCTGCTTCTCAGTTACATGCAATATATTTTGGTTGATGTCTTGAGTCACGATGCATGATATTCTGTCGTACAACTCTTAAGCACCTAGATTCATGGGAAGACCAAATGAAAATCACATCTAGTAACTAAAGTTGGAATAATCCCTtagatataataatatatcttTATTAAGCGAGAAAAGAGATGTGTCCCCATAATGTTGCACACCATGATATGGAgcagaaaaaagaataatcaaatatcacctTACAATTACCCATTGCACAAACACCAGCTGCTaattttttccttctccttttgACCAGCTAAAATAAGAACTATGTATGTCATGGAACAATGAAAGACAATCCTCTTAAGATAGAGATATGCTACGGCTCTGCGTTTCCCACTGATTGAATGCTTGCTTTCTTCTCTAAGTCTTCTATCATTTCACCATTCAAGCTCTTAAGTTCCCTCTCTCCAGAGTCAGGCTTTATAGGGAGCTGCGTTTTGTACTGATGTCTTGATGCTAAGGTCAGAAAAACCAGGAAATTTAAAAATCCTAATACTGCAAGTAACCAGTAGAAGTTATTCAACTTTCCTTTATTCAGATTGCTTCTAAGCCAGCTCTTTTTGGTCACATGGTCGACGATGGACACTAACAAACTGCTCACAAAGAACCCCATTGAAATGGTGCTCAGGAAAAGCCCTGTGCTCATGGATTTCATTCGGTCTGGTGCCTCCCTAATAAAGAACTCAAGTTGTCCAACATAAGCAAATGCTTCCCCGGCACCCACGAGGAAAAATTGAACAAGTAGCCAAAAAGCACTTTTTTTTACATTCTTCTGATTAGCcatttctctcctttctttctcaacAATAGCAGCACCCAACATGGCAACTATTGACAAAATGAGTCCAATTCCAATCCTCTGGAGGCTTGTGAGTCCTTGGACAGTATGGGTTATTTTTCGAGCCAAGGGGACAAACACTTTTTCATTTAGGGAAGTGAAGAGGAGAATGCTGATGATGAGAAAGGCAGAGAAAGAGCCCGCAGGGATTTCGAAGGAACCGACTTTTCGATACATGAAGGTGGCTTGCTCAATTGTAAAAGTAGTCATTTGGGAGTAGATTGTCCAGAAGAGGATACATGTGGACCAAATGGGGAGTAGCTTTAGGACCATTTTGACCTCCTCAACTTGAGTCACAGTTGATACCATCCATGGGTTACTTTTGTTTGCATTGGCAGCACAATTGTCGTCTAGGATTGCAGCCTTGTCAAGACACCTAATCATCACATGCACagtgaaatgaaattttgttaatttttcagggaaaaataataaatctgGATGGCTAGTGCAATTAGTATTTTGGGCACTTGATGCGAATATGGTCCTGCAAACTTGGACCAGATTCCCTGCTTACAAGGAATAAATGGGCAGAATCTCTTAGTTATGTACCGAAAATAGAATCGGTCAGGAGTAAGGAGCAGAGAGTTGTGTTTTTAAGGCACAATTTTAATGGCTAAGCTAGATGGAATCTGGTTTTGGAAAAGACCAGATTCCTGATTTCAGTCGCATTTCCAGATGAAGATGGatgattttcttttacttcgacctttttcttttctattttaacGTTTGTAATCTAAAGTTAACTCTGGGGCTTAGAGTTCTGCAAGTAgcaaaatttcatatttcagCTTGAAGcaaaattcttcaatttgTCTAGGAGGGGAATGGGGTTTAAACATGGAAAAGAGAAGGTCATGGAGGGAAAATGAGTTTGATATTGTTGAGTCTTGTGCTAAAGTTTTGCAAATGATGAAATTTCAAGtttctttttcagtttttagTCTGCTGTGAACAGCGCCTAAACAAAAATTCTTTGAATACTTATAGTTTTGGCAACAATAGCACAACAGGTCCTTGTGGACAAGACAGAAAGAGAGCAGTGTTTTCCATGAAATTGTTATCTTGAGAGGAATGCTATGTCAAATCATACTTACTTGAATCTTTGTGTGTAGGGAACCTTTCTGTTCTCATAATCGTTCAAAAGGCTGGGGTGGGAAGGATAAGACTGATTCCTCTTCTTCAAGGCCAAGAACAGAACCCTCCATATGACAGTTAAAGGGCTCCCCCGAGGCTTTTTAAACCGGTACCATGGTGTTCCACAAAGCAGAACTGCCACTGCAATCACCATTGTTCCTGCAGAAATTCCATATCCCCACCCTCTTCCTACATTGTCTTGTATATATACCAGCACAACCACGGCAAATAAAGACCCGATGCTGATGCCAAAATAGAACctattgaagaagaaaatcatAGCCTTTTCCTCCTCGGGATCCGTCACATCAAATTGATCAGAGCCAAAACCAGAAACATTAGACTTTATTCCCCCACCACCAAGCGCTGTTGTGTACAGTGCCAGATACAGCAAAGCCAGTTGCCGGCCATTTGCCTCAATGCACTCATGATGCTGTCTTCTATAGTCATCACAGGGAGGAGGCCTCATGCTTGAAATTGTTGTAGCCAGCGTTAGGAAAATCACCCCCTGATGCAAGAGGACAAGCGTTATAGAATCTCTACTTGCGTTTATCTTTCAAGGACTGGTAATTTGCAAAGTGCGCAAAGTATAGATATGAGCTTTGTTATTTCAGTTATGTATAAAAAAATCTCACCAAAGCTGTTACGGATGCGGAGATTGCAACTGTTAAGTATCGGCCAAGTTTGGCATCGGCTAAGAAGCCTCCAAGGAGACCAAGAAGATTGAGAGTGCCCATGAAGTTGGTAACTATAGTTGCAGATTTTGCTGATGAAATATGCAAATCTCCAACTAAGTATGTCACTAAGTTCATCGATATGCCCATCACACATATCCTCTCTGAGAGCTCCGATCCTGGACCAAAATTTCCATTCCTGTTAGCAAGTGAAAACATTCGATCAAAGATAAATCACTCCAACTTGTGAAGTTCATCATAAGCACCTAAGATGAGCCCAGCAGCAAGCCATCCACCAGTTTTGGACTTGTCCACCGGATTCCCCCGGAAATCAACCACAGTTCCATCATTTGAACCATCTTTCTCACCATGACTACCAACTAAAACCTGTAAGCATTCAGAGCAAAATCcaggaaacaaaagaaagtatTCGTAAggtaattaaattagttaagtATGCTCATGAAAATTTGTAAGAAGCTAACTGTACCATGACTAAAACTttgagaggagagagagagagagagagagatgaaaatgGTGCCGTCTAGGCTAAAGATTTATGAGGGGGAAACAGAAGGGGAGAAGAGCATGATTGGGGTGGGGAATAGAAGTATGATAACTGCCGCCTGGGTACCACTGTGCATGTAGCTTCCGAGTCTCCCCAGCTTGTTGTGGTTAAGAGTGGGCATTGCATGAGCTTAAAAACTTGTACGATGTGGTCATTTTGGTGTTACTATCATCCTGTGGTCTTGGTGCTCACAAGCCAGTGAGCCACTGCAGTCAACCAAATATCAGAAAAAGACAACTTTTCTAAATTTGGTTCCTATCTCTTCATTATCATCTTTGTATACCCCAAGATGGTGAAGGGTTAAGAGAACAGATACTCAATCAACGGTGTTGTTCTGTCATGTGGGGTTAGACTGATCACAACACCCAACCATCAGGTTAGTGATCCTATACTTGAAAACTTTTGATTCAGCCTAAGTTTGGCACTGTTATATGGGGGGCCATTTTGCTTGCCTCTTTAACATCTTTCCAACCTTAAGGATCATTGAATTTAACTTTGAATCATCACATGGGAGGATTGAGTCTTCTGCagcaaaatttatctttcttgcTTTACATTAAGCTTTCATATTGTTTAACTTTAAACCCTGTTTAGAATTCCTAAAGTTACACCTGATACTAAAATTAAGATCAGTTCAAATATCTAGAATTTGTTCTTTAGAAGTGGGATTTCtagctttaaaaaaataaagttgcAAGCATCTATAATAATTCAACAGTGAATAAGATTAAAGTACTGATCAAACTGTGAACTTGTGGCGAAAGGATCTTTTGTCAACGGAGTTCCTCATGTAAACAGGGTAAAGTTACTCAAACCCACAATTATTGTAGGTTAGATCAacttttttccttatttcaATTGATTCTCTGCTTTTTCTGCCAACTTGTGGGTTGTTGTCCTTCGTTGCATTGCCTCATTGTTGGTGGGCCGAACAAAAAACTCTCTTAACCTTTCCTTTCTGGATtacatatataatagtaaataTGCAAGCTATCAATGAAGAAAACTCTAGATGTagtttgttttatatataactATCAATGAAATCCCTTataattttgaacttttcaagCACTTTAAGACAATCTTAGTTGAataaagttttgaaatttcgGTGACTACCAGCAAGCGGATAAGGATCACAGATTTGATATTTGCTTCAAGACATTGTTTTCAATTCCACTACGAAACAAAATgtaatttacattaattttgttctttagGACATGATTTATGCAAATTACAAGGaactaatattttttatgcttAACGTCAATGAGGCATTAGAATCATTAAATTGAACTTTAAAGTTCAAGTCTCATTTTATACGAATTTTcttttagatattattttcaattttgatattcaaaaaaaaattttaccttaaTTTCGTTATTGTCGCATACTTTATTTATGCAAATTATAGAGAATTAATACATTGATACTtcaatcttttctttcttattttgattGAACTCATTAATAAGATAGAAACAAGTGTAATCTTGTGTGCTAGTGCGTGcaaattctcttttctcttgGCCAAAAGACAAAATATCACCTGAATTCATTATTTTGTGTaccttaattttttaagatgagaatttagttaatttgaatttgattcagttttaacatattaaaaatcaaaataaatcgaagttttataaaaaaaataatcaaaactgtttatatactatattttaaaattgaaa
Protein-coding sequences here:
- the LOC18612343 gene encoding protein NRT1/ PTR FAMILY 6.4, yielding MVLVGSHGEKDGSNDGTVVDFRGNPVDKSKTGGWLAAGLILGSELSERICVMGISMNLVTYLVGDLHISSAKSATIVTNFMGTLNLLGLLGGFLADAKLGRYLTVAISASVTALGVIFLTLATTISSMRPPPCDDYRRQHHECIEANGRQLALLYLALYTTALGGGGIKSNVSGFGSDQFDVTDPEEEKAMIFFFNRFYFGISIGSLFAVVVLVYIQDNVGRGWGYGISAGTMVIAVAVLLCGTPWYRFKKPRGSPLTVIWRVLFLALKKRNQSYPSHPSLLNDYENRKVPYTQRFKCLDKAAILDDNCAANANKSNPWMVSTVTQVEEVKMVLKLLPIWSTCILFWTIYSQMTTFTIEQATFMYRKVGSFEIPAGSFSAFLIISILLFTSLNEKVFVPLARKITHTVQGLTSLQRIGIGLILSIVAMLGAAIVEKERREMANQKNVKKSAFWLLVQFFLVGAGEAFAYVGQLEFFIREAPDRMKSMSTGLFLSTISMGFFVSSLLVSIVDHVTKKSWLRSNLNKGKLNNFYWLLAVLGFLNFLVFLTLASRHQYKTQLPIKPDSGERELKSLNGEMIEDLEKKASIQSVGNAEP